One Littorina saxatilis isolate snail1 linkage group LG14, US_GU_Lsax_2.0, whole genome shotgun sequence genomic region harbors:
- the LOC138947346 gene encoding uncharacterized protein, translating into MCVNEMSFNSTTFPTVTCLAVMYGQVVRITRVARGQLRLCEFEIKLPSGVSRCEAGRWGPQCQRHCSNKCGAGPGNNFCHQGTGDCYDVNVATGKTYSESSRSPSSYPYPPTYAADSNTDTCFWSQNANTQEWWEVDLGRKYPVHQFQVSTYLSDYDRYLYPFTITVDGQMCVNETSFNSATFPTVTCPTVMYGQVVRITRVVRGRLCLCEVEIKLPSGVSRCEAGRWGPQCQRHCSNKCGAGPGNNFCHQGTGDCYDVNVATGKTYSGSSRYSSSYPSTYAADSNTDTCFWSQNANTQEWWEVDLGRKYPVHQFQVSTYLSDYDRYLYPFTITVDGQMCVNETSLPTVACSAVMYGQVVRITRAARGQLRLCEFEIKLPSGVSRCEAGRWGSQCNHHCSNTCGGGPGNNFCFQGTGDCYDGCMEGWWGNKCQHRCNKDCKQHACQQDNGSCAGCREGYHGDTCIESCSNVTDQCQQCTQGGSCTTCGGNFQLPACTKCSDGFYLKKPDAVHCTECPWRCDDDKPCNKTTGDCNKCPSGWEGQKCLQRSDGGAEKLIGPVVGSVTSVGLLLAVVVLATICWCRRSQKKAEMAETTITMSSIAEPMSSPTNVYTSPPTIADITSAAAQEDLHHEIRDPANVYEKLQIHNNMALEGETQSGVNLQAAGVTDNETIYVNMPAPAPGKKRP; encoded by the exons ATGTGTGTGAACGAGATGTCATTCAATAGCACCACATTCCCCACGGTGACCTGTCTTGCCGTGATGTATGGACAGGTGGTGCGCATCACACGCGTTGCCAGGGGACAACTCCGTTTATGCGAGTTTGAAATCAAGT TGCCCAGTGGTGTCAGCCGGTGTGAAGCGGGGCGCTGGGGACCGCAATGCCAACGACACTGTAGCAACAAGTGTGGTGCTGGTCCTGGCAACAACTTCTGCCATCAGGGCACTGGCGATTGCTATGATG tgaacgtgGCAACAGGGAAAACCTACAGTGAGAGCAGCAGGTCACCTAGCTCATATCCATATCCACCAACTTACGCAGCCGACAGTAACACCGACACATGTTTTTGGAGTCAAAACGCAAACACCCAAGAGTGGTGGGAAGTGGACCTGGGCAGAAAGTATCCTGTGCATCAGTTTCAAGTCTCAACGTATTTATCTG ATTACGACCGGTACCTGTATCCCTTCACCATCACAGTGGACGGCCAGATGTGTGTGAACGAGACGTCATTCAATAGCGCCACATTCCCCACGGTGACCTGTCCTACCGTGATGTATGGACAGGTGGTGCGCATTACACGTGTTGTCAGGGGACGGCTTTGTCTGTGCGAGGTTGAAATCAAGT TGCCCAGTGGTGTCAGCCGGTGTGAAGCGGGTCGTTGGGGTCCGCAATGCCAACGACACTGTAGCAACAAGTGTGGTGCTGGTCCTGGCAACAACTTCTGCCATCAGGGCACTGGCGATTGCTATGACG tgaacgtgGCAACAGGGAAAACCTACAGTGGGAGCAGCAGGTACTCTAGCTCATATCCATCAACTTACGCAGCCGACAGTAACACCGACACATGTTTTTGGAGTCAAAACGCAAACACCCAAGAGTGGTGGGAAGTGGACCTGGGAAGAAAGTATCCTGTGCATCAGTTTCAAGTCTCAACGTATTTATCTG ATTACGACCGGTACCTGTATCCCTTCACCATCACAGTGGACGGTCAGATGTGTGTGAACGAGACGTCATTACCCACAGTGGCATGCTCTGCTGTAATGTATGGACAGGTGGTGCGCATTACACGTGCTGCCAGGGGACAGCTCCGTCTGTGCGAGTTTGAAATCAAGT TGCCCAGTGGTGTCAGCCGGTGTGAAGCGGGTCGCTGGGGTTCGCAATGCAACCATCACTGTAGCAACACGTGTGGGGGTGGTCCTGGCAACAACTTCTGCTTTCAGGGGACTGGTGATTGCTATGATG GATGCATGGAGGGATGGTGGGGAAACAAGTGTCAGCACAGATGCAACAAGGACTGCAAGCAACACGCGTGTCAGCAAGACAATGGCAGCTGTGCAG GCTGCAGAGAAGGTTACCATGGTGACACCTGTATTGAATCATGTTCCAACGTAACGGATCAGTGCCAGCAGTGTACCCAGGGTGGATCCTGTACGACCTGCGGCGGTAACTTCCAACTGCCAGCATGTACAA AATGCTCAGACGGATTCTACCTGAAGAAACCTGACGCTGTTCACTGCACGGAATGCCCGTGGAGATGTGACGACGACAAGCCCTGTAACAAAACTACCGGTGACTGCAACAAGTGTCCCTCCGGCTGGGAAGGCCAAAAGTGTTTGCAAC GAAGCGATGGAGGAGCGGAGAAACTCATTGGTcctgttgttggttctgttaCCAGTGTGGGACTGTTACTTGCCGTTGTTGTCTTGGCTACCatctg TTGGTGTAGAAGATCGCAAAAGAAGGCTGAAATGGcagaaacaacaataacaatgagTTCCATCGCAG AGCCAATGTCTTCACCCACTAACGTCTACACCTCACCTCCCACAATTGCTGATATCACCTCGGCAGCAGCCCAGGAAGACTTGCATCATGAGATCCGTGACCCTGCCAATGTTTATGAAAAGCTGCAAATCCACAACAACATGGCTTTAGAAGGAGAAACGCAGTCAGGCGTTAATTTGCAAGCTGCTGGCGTCACAGATAACGAGACAATTTATGTCAACATGCCCGCTCCAGCTCCTGGGAAGAAAAGACCTTGA